In Thioflexithrix psekupsensis, the following are encoded in one genomic region:
- a CDS encoding AAA family ATPase, with product MYDSIGIKNFRAFNNLHVKNLKPVNLFVGKNNAGKTSILEAIELLSSNGNALLKILERRQENSDVATEEQLAQVSFGIRHLFNGHRLEENLQFEISGQWKNKKRLLQFHIVPAEFTQDLFNFDKSEELLALLLESSELERKMYIPLSSDKSLLNGLLRASANHSIPTLFLGTRDIDSRELNKLWDSILFTPKEEKVYEALRSISPTIERIAFTTTTGRFSNGIIVKLQNANRVPLGSMGDGMRRLLGIAIALVNSENGILLVDEIDTGLHYSAMEDMWRFVIQTANLFNIQVFATTHSWDCVYALAGLHQEQPFISASVALHRVDVTESKTVCYSTEELEIATRHHIEVRG from the coding sequence ATGTATGATTCAATAGGCATTAAAAATTTTCGTGCTTTTAATAACCTGCATGTCAAAAATCTAAAGCCCGTCAATTTATTTGTTGGTAAAAACAATGCAGGAAAAACTTCTATTCTTGAAGCAATAGAATTATTGTCTTCTAATGGAAATGCACTTTTAAAAATTCTTGAACGCAGACAAGAAAATAGCGATGTAGCAACTGAGGAACAATTGGCGCAAGTCAGTTTTGGAATTCGTCATTTATTTAATGGACATCGATTAGAAGAAAATTTGCAGTTTGAAATATCAGGTCAATGGAAAAATAAAAAACGCTTATTACAATTTCATATTGTTCCAGCAGAATTTACTCAAGATTTGTTCAATTTTGACAAATCAGAAGAACTGTTGGCTCTTCTATTAGAAAGTAGTGAATTAGAACGGAAAATGTACATTCCACTTTCTTCAGATAAATCTTTATTGAATGGACTGTTGCGCGCTTCTGCAAATCATTCCATACCGACTCTGTTTTTAGGGACAAGAGATATAGATTCGCGTGAACTTAATAAATTGTGGGATTCGATTTTATTTACGCCAAAAGAAGAAAAAGTTTATGAGGCTTTACGTTCTATTTCACCTACTATTGAGCGAATTGCATTCACTACAACAACAGGGCGATTTTCAAATGGAATTATCGTTAAATTGCAAAATGCCAATAGAGTCCCATTAGGAAGCATGGGAGATGGAATGCGTCGCTTATTGGGAATTGCCATTGCTTTGGTTAATTCGGAAAATGGTATTTTATTGGTAGATGAAATAGACACTGGTTTGCATTACAGCGCAATGGAAGACATGTGGCGTTTTGTGATTCAAACAGCTAACCTCTTCAATATACAGGTATTTGCCACTACCCACAGTTGGGATTGTGTCTATGCTTTGGCGGGATTACATCAAGAACAGCCTTTTATTTCCGCTTCGGTTGCTCTCCACCGTGTTGATGTGACTGAATCCAAAACCGTATGTTATTCCACTGAAGAATTGGAAATCGCCACACGTCATCATATTGAGGTGCGCGGATGA
- a CDS encoding DUF3226 domain-containing protein: MSSAKNGADCLIVEGKDDQYAIIHLTEKHGINWNEKSVRITISTSYRHLPAKYVIPKRHSHNRITIQFRRNALQVIACKLSDKTTTNKPPLPFYAHFFPDFDSVLHKYGDRRLNLMLIFAV, from the coding sequence ATGAGTTCTGCTAAAAACGGTGCTGATTGTTTAATTGTAGAAGGTAAAGATGACCAATATGCAATTATTCATCTGACAGAAAAACACGGCATAAATTGGAATGAAAAATCTGTCAGAATCACGATTTCCACTTCCTACCGTCATCTCCCTGCCAAATACGTTATCCCCAAAAGGCACTCCCACAACCGAATTACAATCCAATTCCGCAGGAACGCCTTGCAGGTTATTGCCTGTAAACTTTCAGACAAGACTACAACAAACAAGCCACCTCTCCCATTCTACGCTCACTTTTTCCCTGACTTTGACAGCGTACTGCACAAGTACGGTGATCGCAGGCTGAACTTAATGTTGATATTTGCTGTGTAA
- the ruvC gene encoding crossover junction endodeoxyribonuclease RuvC, whose translation MTCILGIDPGSRVTGFGVIEWVRQKAYFRECGCIRLTAEALPERLQEIFLGITEVITRQAPDVLAIEQVFMSHNANSALKLGQARGVAIVAGVLRGLSIAEYDPTQIKQAITGQGHADKTQVQHMIKVLLNLSDTPQADAADALAVALCHAHTTRYTQRLQGIRFNLK comes from the coding sequence ATGACTTGTATTTTAGGAATTGATCCCGGATCGCGGGTGACAGGATTTGGTGTGATCGAATGGGTGCGCCAAAAAGCGTATTTTCGAGAATGTGGCTGTATTCGATTAACCGCAGAGGCGTTGCCTGAACGTTTACAAGAAATTTTCTTAGGAATTACGGAAGTGATTACACGTCAAGCACCAGATGTATTAGCGATTGAGCAGGTTTTCATGTCGCACAACGCTAATTCTGCGTTAAAATTGGGTCAAGCGCGGGGAGTGGCGATTGTTGCGGGCGTTTTACGTGGTTTGTCGATAGCCGAATACGATCCGACGCAGATTAAACAAGCCATCACCGGACAAGGTCATGCCGATAAAACACAAGTGCAGCACATGATTAAAGTGCTACTCAATTTATCCGATACGCCACAAGCCGACGCGGCCGACGCATTAGCGGTTGCGCTGTGTCACGCCCATACGACACGGTACACACAACGTTTACAAGGGATTCGTTTTAATTTAAAATAA
- a CDS encoding NACHT domain-containing protein, translating into MPFPVYIELKLFSPSTPLTASVANQLGLPVGSTEKYLKEGRLSLFLDGLNEVSIGQRNEAIRNIQSLLNDYPDAPVIVTSRNHYIFQSNQEEQLPQFELREMDDEQLKLFFAKNGSPQVNALFNIEKEIEQAEGSNFLNWLRVPMLFKMLLSMAEDICEKFPEPEPQDKRMAVFEERTQTQLSVIEYFINGIFEREQGRDSGFNPIAFETLLKDLAVHLWDSNEQHGSIRTSEAVDFLREAIKNGFPNTDVSYFLDKSVELRILKKDGMLYSFAHEEYFNYFNGLKSRR; encoded by the coding sequence GTGCCTTTTCCTGTTTATATTGAGTTGAAACTTTTTTCACCGTCAACTCCCCTGACTGCTTCTGTCGCCAATCAATTGGGATTGCCTGTTGGATCTACCGAGAAATATTTAAAAGAAGGGAGATTATCCTTATTTTTAGACGGGCTAAATGAAGTGTCTATCGGTCAAAGAAATGAGGCGATTAGAAATATTCAATCTCTTCTTAATGATTATCCTGATGCACCTGTTATTGTAACTTCGAGAAATCACTATATTTTTCAGTCAAATCAAGAAGAACAACTTCCTCAGTTTGAACTGCGAGAAATGGATGATGAACAGTTAAAACTGTTTTTTGCTAAAAATGGCTCGCCTCAAGTTAATGCGCTTTTTAATATTGAAAAAGAAATTGAGCAGGCTGAGGGCAGCAATTTCTTAAATTGGTTGCGCGTGCCTATGTTATTTAAGATGTTGCTCAGTATGGCTGAGGACATTTGTGAAAAATTTCCTGAGCCTGAACCCCAAGACAAAAGAATGGCGGTTTTTGAAGAACGTACACAAACTCAACTTTCTGTAATAGAGTACTTTATCAATGGTATTTTTGAACGAGAACAAGGACGAGACAGTGGTTTTAATCCCATTGCTTTTGAAACGTTATTGAAGGATTTGGCAGTTCATCTTTGGGATAGCAATGAACAACATGGCTCGATTAGAACCAGTGAAGCGGTGGATTTTTTAAGAGAAGCCATTAAAAATGGTTTTCCTAATACCGACGTGAGTTATTTCTTAGATAAGTCTGTTGAGTTACGAATCTTAAAAAAAGATGGGATGCTTTATAGCTTTGCTCATGAGGAGTATTTTAATTATTTTAACGGATTAAAAAGTCGGCGGTAA
- a CDS encoding DUF1828 domain-containing protein, which produces MTMINCCELFKNLGFTAEKTKGCDGSDVLRITTPSTFSDGQPVFFYLINNNEKIQLTDDASTLFKFVKDGYEMKNRWKSIYSIIDKYELNRNNGEIYIDVDNSNLWQGFGQFIACVNEIINYEKGLHIAQPTLDFVEMVAAELEKIAPIQERNPVIIGGSHKEYTFNFKQNDRYVDAVPVHPTSTGHLLRKLVDIRLAQPELDILIVLNDNNVDKNKIDKEMLVLSSMASVIDFTDLKQLRVH; this is translated from the coding sequence ATGACTATGATTAATTGCTGTGAACTATTTAAAAATCTTGGATTTACTGCTGAAAAAACAAAAGGTTGTGATGGTTCAGATGTCCTAAGAATAACAACGCCTTCTACATTTTCAGACGGGCAGCCTGTTTTTTTCTATTTAATTAATAATAATGAAAAAATCCAATTGACAGATGATGCTTCAACGTTATTTAAATTCGTTAAAGATGGCTATGAAATGAAAAATAGATGGAAATCTATCTACTCTATCATAGACAAATATGAACTTAATAGAAACAACGGTGAAATTTACATTGATGTAGATAATTCTAATCTATGGCAAGGCTTTGGCCAATTTATAGCTTGTGTCAATGAAATTATTAATTATGAAAAAGGTCTTCACATTGCACAACCCACTTTAGATTTTGTAGAAATGGTGGCAGCCGAATTAGAGAAAATAGCCCCAATACAAGAGAGAAATCCTGTTATTATCGGTGGCAGTCATAAAGAATATACCTTTAATTTTAAGCAAAATGATAGATATGTCGATGCTGTTCCAGTTCATCCCACATCAACAGGTCATTTACTTCGTAAATTAGTAGATATAAGATTGGCACAACCTGAATTAGACATTTTAATTGTGCTTAATGATAATAATGTGGATAAAAACAAGATTGATAAAGAAATGCTTGTATTAAGCAGTATGGCCAGTGTGATTGACTTTACTGATTTGAAGCAATTGCGAGTTCATTAG
- the mrdA gene encoding penicillin-binding protein 2 → MLKDAVQETRLFSTRVILGWMGMLLALSFIVVRLVYLQVVDHERYTTLSESNRLKILPIPPTRGFIFDRNGVLLAENRASYRLELIPERIPNLDETINDLRTLVHISEEDVTRFRQQMRRYRPFDPVPLRFRLTEDEVARFSVQSYRFKGVGIESDLSRYYPLHQSGAHIIGYVGRISEEELKVIDPSNYRGTNYIGKTGVEKSYERYLHGQVGYQEVETDVRGRVLRVLARKAPAPGKNLYLNIDMALQSFAEELIRDERAAIVAIDPQNGAVLALVSMPSYDLNLFVGGIDAKTYKELRDSPDRPLYNRAIRGQYPPGSTIKSFVGLAGLEYGIRTEHSRVWCSGAFQLKGQSHRYRDWKRSGHGSVNFHTAVEQSCDVYFYDLAHDLGIDRLHTFMTRFKFGQKTGIDLVGELSGLMPSREWKRRARKAAWYPGETVITGIGQGYMLATPLQLAVATATLSMHGQFLQPRVAFATEEASGHESEAIPAQQRDQVLLKEDNFWVQAILGMEAVIYGSRGTARKVARGAPYRFAGKTGTAQVFGIKQDERYNAARLDKRLHDHAWFVAFAPVEKPRIAIAVIVENGGGGSSTAAPIAREVMDFYLLNNPATLLSQPATTK, encoded by the coding sequence GTGCTTAAAGATGCAGTACAAGAAACACGCTTGTTCAGCACACGGGTTATTTTGGGATGGATGGGGATGTTGTTGGCGTTGTCTTTTATTGTGGTGCGTTTGGTTTACTTGCAAGTGGTTGATCATGAACGTTATACCACTTTATCAGAGAGCAATCGTTTAAAAATTCTCCCGATTCCACCCACTCGCGGCTTTATTTTTGACCGCAATGGGGTGTTGTTGGCCGAAAATCGTGCTTCGTACCGTTTGGAGTTGATTCCTGAGCGCATTCCTAATCTGGATGAAACCATTAACGACCTGCGCACGTTGGTGCATATCAGTGAAGAAGATGTCACGCGTTTTCGCCAACAAATGCGACGTTATCGCCCATTTGATCCGGTGCCGTTGCGTTTTCGTTTGACGGAAGATGAAGTGGCACGTTTTTCGGTGCAAAGTTATCGTTTTAAGGGGGTGGGGATTGAGTCGGATTTAAGCCGATATTATCCGTTGCACCAGAGTGGTGCGCACATTATTGGTTATGTGGGGCGTATCAGTGAAGAAGAATTGAAAGTGATCGATCCCTCCAATTATCGCGGAACAAATTATATTGGCAAGACGGGGGTGGAAAAGTCTTACGAGCGTTATTTACACGGTCAAGTGGGCTATCAGGAAGTGGAAACGGATGTGCGTGGTCGTGTATTGCGGGTGTTGGCGCGTAAAGCTCCCGCACCGGGTAAAAATTTGTATTTGAATATTGATATGGCGTTGCAGAGTTTTGCCGAAGAGTTAATTCGAGATGAGCGAGCGGCTATTGTGGCCATTGATCCGCAAAATGGCGCGGTGTTGGCTTTGGTGAGTATGCCCAGTTATGATCTGAATTTATTTGTTGGCGGAATTGATGCTAAAACCTATAAAGAATTGCGTGATTCGCCAGATCGCCCGTTATATAACAGAGCCATTCGCGGACAGTATCCGCCGGGATCAACCATTAAATCTTTTGTGGGATTGGCAGGATTAGAATATGGCATTCGCACGGAACATTCGCGGGTGTGGTGTTCGGGCGCATTTCAACTCAAAGGACAATCTCATCGTTATCGAGATTGGAAACGCAGTGGTCATGGTTCTGTCAATTTCCACACTGCTGTAGAACAATCTTGTGACGTGTATTTTTATGATCTGGCACACGATCTGGGGATTGATCGCTTGCATACTTTTATGACGCGATTCAAATTTGGACAGAAAACCGGTATTGATCTGGTGGGTGAGTTGTCCGGTTTAATGCCTTCACGAGAATGGAAACGCCGCGCCCGCAAAGCCGCATGGTATCCCGGGGAAACGGTGATTACTGGAATTGGTCAGGGTTACATGCTGGCGACTCCGTTACAATTGGCGGTGGCGACGGCCACTTTAAGTATGCACGGGCAGTTTTTGCAACCCAGAGTGGCTTTTGCCACTGAGGAAGCCAGTGGTCATGAGAGCGAAGCCATCCCCGCACAACAGCGAGATCAGGTGCTTTTGAAGGAAGATAATTTTTGGGTGCAAGCCATTTTGGGTATGGAAGCGGTGATTTATGGTTCTCGTGGCACTGCACGCAAAGTGGCACGAGGCGCGCCTTATCGCTTTGCGGGAAAAACAGGAACGGCTCAAGTTTTTGGTATTAAGCAAGATGAGCGTTACAATGCGGCGCGGTTAGATAAACGTTTACACGATCATGCGTGGTTTGTTGCTTTTGCGCCGGTGGAAAAACCCCGTATTGCTATTGCAGTGATCGTAGAAAACGGCGGCGGTGGAAGCAGCACAGCGGCTCCGATTGCGCGAGAGGTGATGGATTTTTATTTGTTAAATAATCCTGCTACCTTGTTAAGTCAACCTGCTACAACAAAATAA
- a CDS encoding UPF0149 family protein produces the protein MTLHSFSHLYSPLSEALQKLDALSDAAETHGILCGLLCLSPHPQADWERYYQRFLRYVLDDTNRLKADPRCQHLLQALQDYTESQLRSNELTFSLLLPDDHLPLVERVQALMNWCTGFLFGLHLEQPFATAQLDADMQAFLNDISAISQLALPSQDDNSDEADYMHVLEYVRMGVLTLYQQRYYQNPQNQSQME, from the coding sequence ATGACCCTCCATTCTTTTTCCCACCTTTACTCCCCATTAAGTGAAGCCTTGCAAAAATTGGATGCCCTCAGCGATGCGGCAGAAACGCATGGGATTTTATGTGGTTTATTGTGTTTAAGTCCGCATCCACAAGCGGATTGGGAACGTTATTATCAACGTTTCTTACGCTATGTTTTAGACGATACTAACCGTTTAAAAGCCGATCCACGTTGTCAGCATTTATTGCAGGCTTTACAAGATTATACTGAATCGCAATTGCGCAGTAATGAATTGACTTTTTCTCTGTTATTACCCGATGATCATTTGCCTTTAGTTGAGCGGGTGCAAGCCTTAATGAATTGGTGTACGGGATTTTTATTTGGTTTGCATTTAGAACAGCCTTTTGCCACAGCGCAATTAGATGCGGATATGCAGGCTTTTTTAAATGATATTTCCGCCATTTCTCAATTGGCATTGCCCAGTCAAGACGATAACAGTGATGAAGCAGATTATATGCACGTATTAGAATATGTGCGCATGGGCGTTTTAACCTTGTATCAACAACGGTATTATCAAAATCCGCAAAATCAGTCACAAATGGAATAG
- the pepP gene encoding Xaa-Pro aminopeptidase, with product MDKQEFVLRRQELMNIVGDGGIALLPSAPEAIRNRDVHYPYRPDSDFYYLTGFPEPEALMVLIPGRAQGEFLLFCRERNPEQETWHGRRAGLEGACDKYGADDAFPITDIDDIVPGLMESRRRVYYPMGCYPEFDTHVMAWMNQLRQAARRGVNPPEEVIALDHVLHEMRLFKSKAEITAMRQAAAIAISGHLRAMRCCRPNGNEADVEAELLYEFARLGSKSTAYPSIIGGGANGCILHYTENNARLNAGDLLLIDAGAEFDYYASDITRTFPVNGTFNSAQKEVYEWVLAAQLAAIEQVRPDRHWNDPHDAAVRVLSEGLLAMGILQGNIETVIKEEQYKRFYMHRTGHWLGMDVHDVGDYKIDEQWRLLEAGMVLTVEPGLYIPAGSRGVDPKYWNIGIRIEDDVLVTAQGHEVLTAAMPKTIDAIEAVMATGQS from the coding sequence ATGGATAAACAGGAATTTGTTTTACGGCGACAAGAATTGATGAATATCGTCGGCGACGGCGGTATTGCGTTACTGCCCTCCGCACCCGAAGCAATACGCAATAGAGATGTACATTATCCCTATCGTCCCGACAGTGATTTTTATTACCTCACCGGATTTCCAGAGCCTGAAGCCTTAATGGTGTTGATTCCCGGCCGCGCTCAGGGCGAGTTTTTATTGTTTTGCCGTGAGCGTAATCCAGAACAGGAAACGTGGCACGGACGGCGGGCAGGTTTGGAAGGTGCGTGTGACAAATATGGCGCAGATGATGCGTTTCCGATTACAGATATTGATGATATTGTACCGGGGTTAATGGAAAGTCGTCGCCGTGTCTATTACCCCATGGGCTGTTATCCTGAGTTTGATACCCATGTGATGGCGTGGATGAACCAGTTACGCCAAGCGGCGCGGCGCGGTGTGAATCCGCCTGAAGAGGTGATCGCCTTAGATCATGTTTTACACGAAATGCGTTTATTCAAAAGTAAAGCGGAAATCACAGCCATGCGTCAAGCGGCAGCGATTGCGATCAGTGGGCATTTGCGGGCGATGCGTTGTTGCCGTCCGAATGGCAACGAAGCTGATGTAGAAGCGGAATTATTATATGAATTTGCCCGTTTGGGCAGTAAATCCACCGCATATCCTTCCATTATTGGCGGCGGAGCAAATGGTTGTATTTTGCATTATACCGAGAATAATGCGCGATTAAATGCAGGCGATTTATTATTAATTGATGCAGGCGCAGAATTTGATTATTATGCCTCAGATATTACAAGAACTTTTCCTGTTAATGGCACGTTTAATTCTGCGCAAAAAGAAGTGTATGAATGGGTATTAGCGGCACAATTGGCTGCTATTGAGCAAGTGCGGCCTGATCGCCATTGGAATGACCCGCATGATGCCGCAGTTCGGGTATTAAGTGAGGGTTTATTGGCCATGGGCATATTGCAAGGAAATATAGAAACGGTGATTAAAGAAGAACAGTATAAACGCTTTTATATGCACCGTACTGGACATTGGTTAGGCATGGATGTACATGATGTGGGTGATTATAAAATTGATGAACAATGGCGATTATTAGAAGCGGGAATGGTATTAACGGTGGAGCCGGGGCTTTACATTCCAGCGGGCAGTCGCGGGGTTGATCCGAAATATTGGAATATTGGGATTCGGATTGAAGATGATGTATTAGTCACGGCACAGGGTCACGAAGTTTTAACGGCGGCTATGCCAAAAACCATTGATGCCATTGAAGCGGTGATGGCGACGGGACAATCATAA